In the genome of Cryptomeria japonica chromosome 8, Sugi_1.0, whole genome shotgun sequence, one region contains:
- the LOC131857875 gene encoding receptor-like protein EIX2: MEAMFAIITILCCFTSPAIACPFPERNLLLDFKAAVVDEYNTLTSWHGFNCCTWRGVSCNLRTGHVSRLDLSGLNLEGNISSSLFQLARLEHLDLSDNLFKGKFSPPHNRKLKSLTFLNLSFSGYVNETSLGSVREFYVSLESLSNLVSLEYLSLAAVNISASKEWGEAVGSLPNLQKLHMSDCGLGGPIANSLLNLTSLLHLDLSENYLSAQIPAWFENMTAHLLSLDLSWNYNLGGDISFIGQRKTSLSLTSIDLSGTAIKGRIPSAVGNISCLEHLRLRGTRIEGEIPAAIGNLLSLQILDLSGTRIEGEIPAAIGNLLSLQILDLSGTRIEGEIPAAIGSVSSLKSLDLSNTGIEGEIPAAIGSVSSLKSLDLSNTRIEGEIPAAIGNMSSLKSLRLFTTSIEGEIPLSIVNLSKLVSLELSYNKLTGVIPPSLDSLSSLVSLDLYANELNGTIPSTISNLVNLRRISLDSNSLSGLISLSVFDNLTGLHELYLSDNQLTVNIDSTWIPQFKLSSLALGSCNLDRIPSFLVTQYGLAYLDLSANSIQTNIPSWLWNLPSLYSLNLSCNQLTGSLPSRQTLPKYFEILDLHNNSLEGSLHLPLAGAYLADLSMNQFNGSIPSPIGAYLENAVFLTLSRNNLSGAIPESICTPYLQVLDLSKNTLSSVIPPHLTRNCSSLSVLDLAENHLEGKLPAEWGNITNMHTLKLNGNHLRGVIPSSISEGRSLQVLDLGNNDLEGTLPQWIGKLSQLHVLVLRSNHFHGSIPRQVIGLPNLQILDLSGNHLSGAIPSNLTNLLAMVNASQNNSNHLREYSPFGAAYTNQIKISWKGWDVEFVKVLFILKCIDLSNNSLSGSIPFKMGSLQGLIALNLSRNHLSGRIPKTLGHMEQLESLDLSLNRLNGNIPLELEFLSYLEFLNLSYNMLDGKVPHGGQFLTFGESSYLGNLNLSGIPFTNISVCNNSSGYGNCTSIERIGEAKNSDGEMIGWAVGLGLSYGMGFSIVIGVLTLNKRVRKRAFDFYDVVILAIDGCIRG, translated from the coding sequence ATGGAAGCTAtgtttgcaattataacaatattatGCTGCTTCACTTCCCCTGCAATTGCATGCCCCTTCCCTGAAAGAAATCTTCTCCTGGATTTCAAGGCAGCAGTTGTAGATGAGTATAACACTCTAACTTCCTGGCACGGATTCAATTGCTGTACGTGGAGAGGAGTCAGTTGTAATCTCCGCACAGGCCATGTTTCTCGACTGGATCTGAGTGGACTCAATTTGGAAGGTAACATCAGTTCATCGCTGTTCCAACTTGCACGGTTGGAGCACCTCGATCTCAGTGACAACCTCTTCAAGGGTAAATTCAGTCCTCCCCATAATCGAAAGTTGAAGAGTCTCACTTTTCTTAACTTGTCATTTTCTGGATATGTAAATGAAACCTCTCTGGGTTCTGTAAGGGAATTTTATGTGAGTTTGGAAAGCTTATCAAATCTGGTGAGCTTGGAATACCTCTCTCTTGCTGCAGTGAACATCTCTGCAAGCAAAGAGTGGGGTGAAGCTGTTGGCAGTCTACCCAACCTTCAAAAACTCCACATGTCTGACTGTGGGCTTGGAGGACCAATTGCCAATTCCCTTCTCAACCTCACCTCTCTCCTTCACCTCGATCTCTCAGAGAACTATTTGTCAGCACAAATACCAGCTTGGTTTGAAAATATGACTGCCCACTTGCTCTCACTTGATCTCTCTTGGAATTACAATCTTGGAGGAGACATTTCTTTCATTGGACAACGAAAGACTTCTTTGTCACTAACCAGCATTGATCTTTCAGGGACAGCCATCAAGGGCCGAATTCCATCTGCTGTAGGAAATATCTCATGCTTGGAGCATCTTCGTCTGAGAGGTACCAgaattgaaggtgagattccagCTGCTATAGGCAATTTGTTGTCCTTGCAAATTCTTGATCTGTCAGGTACCAgaattgaaggtgagattccagCTGCTATAGGGAATTTGTTGTCCTTGCAAATTCTTGATCTGTCAGGTACCAgaattgaaggtgagattccagCTGCTATAGGGAGTGTGTCGTCCTTGAAGAGTCTTGACCTGTCTAATACCGgaattgaaggtgagattccagCTGCTATAGGGAGTGTGTCGTCCTTGAAGAGTCTTGACCTGTCTAATACCAgaattgaaggtgagattccagCTGCTATAGGGAATATGTCGTCCTTGAAGAGTCTTCGTCTATTTACTACCTCTATTGAAGGTGAGATTCCTCTCTCCATAGTCAATCTCTCTAAACTTGTTTCTTTGGAGCTGTCCTACAACAAGTTAACTGGGGTAATCCCACCTTCATTGGACTCACTTTCTTCCCTTGTTAGTCTTGACCTTTATGCCAACGAATTGAATGGTACGATTCCATCTACAATTTCAAATCTTGTTAACTTAAGAAGAATTTCGCTTGACTCCAATAGTTTAAGCGGCCTCATTTCCCTTTCTGTATTCGACAATCTCACTGGACTTCATGAGCTGTATCTTTCTGACAATCAGTTAACTGTAAACATTGATTCAACATGGATTCCGCAGtttaagctttcctctttggcatTAGGCTCTTGCAATTTAGATAGAATTCCATCGTTTCTTGTGACCCAATACGGCTTGGCATATCTAGACCTATCTGCTAACAGTATCCAAACAAATATTCCATCTTGGCTATGGAACTTACCCAGCCTTTATAGTTTGAACCTTAGCTGTAATCAATTAACTGGGTCATTGCCATCTAGACAAACCTTACCCAAGTATTTTGAAATTCTAGATTTGCACAATAATAGCCTAGAAGGTTCTCTTCATCTTCCTCTCGCTGGAGCTTATCTGGCAGATCTGTCGATGAATCAGTTTAATGGTTCTATTCCTAGTCCCATCGGTGCGTATCTTGAAAATGCAGTGTTCTTAACCTTGTCCCGGAATAACCTCAGCGGAGCGATTCCAGAGTCTATTTGCACTCCATATTTGCAGGTTCTTGACCTTTCAAAAAATACGCTGAGCAGTGTCATTCCTCCTCATTTAACCAGGAATTGTTCTTCTCTTAGTGTTCTAGATTTGGCAGAGAATCATCTGGAAGGTAAATTGCCAGCAGAGTGGGGCAACATTACAAACATGCATACATTGAAGCTCAATGGTAATCATTTGAGAGGAGTTATTCCCTCATCCATTTCAGAAGGCCGATCTCTGCAAGTATTGGATTTGGGAAATAATGATTTGGAAGGCACCCTTCCCCAGTGGATTGGAAAGCTATCACAGCTGCATGTGTTGGTCTTAAGGTCTAATCATTTTCATGGCAGTATCCCACGCCAGGTAATTGGCCTTCCGAATCTTCAAATTCTGGATCTTTCTGGCAACCACCTTTCAGGAGCTATTCCAAGCAACCTTACAAACCTGCTTGCAATGGTCAATGCATCGCAGAATAATTCAAACCATCTCCGAGAATACAGTCCATTTGGTGCTGCATATACAAATCAGATCAAAATTTCCTGGAAAGGCTGGGATGTTGAATTTGTGAAAgttctctttattcttaaatgtatTGATCTTTCAAACAACAGTTTATCAGGGAGCATTCCTTTTAAAATGGGATCTCTTCAAGGCTTGATAGCCCTTAACCTTTCAAGGAATCATCTCAGTGGCCGAATCCCAAAAACATTGGGACACATGGAACAACTAGAGTCTCTGGACCTCTCGCTAAACAGGTTGAATGGCAACATTCCCTTAGAACTTGAGTTCCTGAGTTATTTGGAGTTCTTGAATCTATCTTACAACATGCTTGATGGAAAAGTACCCCATGGAGGACAGTTCCTAACTTTTGGGGAGTCGTCCTACTTAGGCAATCTTAATCTAAGTGGGATTCCATTTACCAATATAAGCGTCTGCAACAACTCTTCTGGCTATGGCAACTGCACAAGTATTGAGAGAATTGGTGAAGCAAAGAATTCAGATGGTGAAATGATAGGATGGGCAGTGGGACTTGGATTGAGTTATGGTATGGGATTCTCTATTGTGATTGGAGTATTGACTTTAAATAAGAGGGTGAGAAAGAGAGCCTTCGATTTTTATGATGTTGTAATATTAGCTATTGATGGGTGTATAAGAGGTTAA